In Paenibacillus hexagrammi, the following are encoded in one genomic region:
- a CDS encoding DUF6063 family protein: MAVENQTIMKAFRIYTLLARDGAVGKEMLQEYLADDAVRGLVDQFAREVDCVTITVGDQMYMIPETKLSPFHVSNETLKRTYMRANAVNADLYLMYVSIIVWIGAFYDSYQTMEPTRSFIQLDEWTLLVNERIASLKRLPENELRDMEKEFSYNWMALVEKWEAMDDIKETASRQSGNTISRISFMDSVRRFLVAEGLAQDIGNHEIALTEKTKIIVQRYFMELEYNRGILEFLYQFDPGDKEESERAGDF; the protein is encoded by the coding sequence ATGGCAGTTGAGAATCAGACGATCATGAAAGCATTTCGCATCTATACGCTGCTCGCCCGTGACGGAGCTGTCGGCAAGGAGATGCTGCAGGAATATTTGGCGGATGATGCGGTGAGAGGACTTGTCGACCAGTTTGCCCGCGAGGTAGACTGCGTGACAATTACGGTCGGCGATCAGATGTATATGATTCCGGAGACGAAGCTGTCGCCGTTTCATGTAAGCAACGAAACGCTGAAGCGCACGTACATGCGCGCGAATGCCGTAAATGCCGATTTATATTTGATGTATGTCAGTATCATTGTATGGATCGGCGCTTTTTATGACAGCTACCAGACGATGGAGCCTACGAGGAGCTTTATCCAATTGGATGAATGGACACTGCTGGTGAATGAACGAATCGCATCGCTGAAACGCCTTCCCGAGAACGAGCTTCGAGACATGGAAAAGGAATTCTCCTACAACTGGATGGCTCTGGTTGAAAAATGGGAGGCCATGGACGATATCAAGGAAACCGCGTCCCGGCAGAGCGGCAACACAATCAGCCGAATCAGCTTTATGGATTCGGTACGCCGATTTCTGGTGGCGGAGGGGCTTGCCCAAGACATCGGTAATCATGAAATCGCCTTGACGGAGAAGACGAAAATTATCGTGCAGCGGTATTTCATGGAGCTGGAGTATAATCGCGGCATTCTGGAGTTTTTGTATCAATTTGATCCGGGTGACAAGGAGGAGAGCGAACGTGCCGGCGATTTCTAA
- a CDS encoding extracellular solute-binding protein, producing MKKALTLSVMLTVSMGSILAGCSSPKENNAAASSAPQATATAKTDAAKPVTIKFMHLWPAGSSATQNKIVNDIINEYQKDHPNVKVEQEVLENEQYKNKMKILSTSNDLPDIGMTWAAGYMDPYVKGNLFASLDDVLGSPELKDKFVKGTTEAFAFSGKTYALPVELNITPVYYNKEIFAKNNLQVPKTYEEFKNVVKTLSAAGVALIALGNKDRWTGSLWYMYLADRIGGKETLKKAIDRTGTFEDPSLIEAAKDIQDLVGMNAFNKGFNGLSNDEGKAEFMNEKAAMYMMGTWELPNYTTNKDVPQEFKDKIGFFKFPTVEGGKGDINSWVGGPGVGMFVSENSKVKDAAKDFVKFFVTKWGEHSVTEAGVIPATKVDTSKIQLPQMYIDLLNELSQASNITLFADVQMKPAAAETHLNMIQALYGKAVTPEEFAKKHEEALAKEAGK from the coding sequence ATGAAAAAAGCGCTTACACTTTCAGTAATGCTTACAGTTTCCATGGGCAGTATCTTGGCAGGCTGCTCCAGCCCTAAAGAAAATAATGCAGCAGCAAGCAGTGCACCGCAAGCAACTGCAACAGCGAAAACAGACGCAGCAAAACCGGTAACGATTAAATTCATGCACTTGTGGCCGGCAGGTAGCTCTGCAACACAGAATAAAATTGTAAACGATATCATCAACGAATATCAAAAGGATCATCCGAATGTCAAAGTTGAACAAGAAGTGTTGGAGAACGAGCAGTATAAGAATAAAATGAAAATCCTCTCCACATCCAACGATCTTCCGGATATCGGGATGACTTGGGCAGCAGGCTACATGGATCCATATGTGAAGGGTAACTTGTTCGCATCCTTGGATGACGTTTTGGGAAGTCCGGAATTAAAGGATAAATTCGTAAAAGGAACTACAGAGGCTTTTGCATTTAGCGGCAAAACGTATGCGCTTCCAGTAGAGCTGAATATCACGCCGGTTTACTACAATAAAGAAATTTTTGCGAAAAACAACTTGCAGGTTCCTAAGACTTATGAGGAATTTAAAAATGTTGTGAAAACGCTTAGCGCCGCAGGCGTTGCCCTAATCGCACTTGGAAACAAAGACCGCTGGACCGGTTCCCTGTGGTATATGTACCTGGCTGACCGTATCGGCGGCAAAGAAACACTGAAGAAAGCAATCGACCGCACAGGCACATTCGAAGATCCAAGCTTGATCGAAGCGGCAAAGGATATTCAGGATCTTGTAGGCATGAATGCCTTTAATAAAGGCTTTAACGGATTGTCCAATGATGAAGGTAAAGCTGAGTTTATGAATGAAAAAGCAGCGATGTACATGATGGGTACATGGGAGCTTCCGAACTACACAACAAACAAAGATGTTCCTCAAGAATTTAAAGACAAGATCGGCTTCTTCAAATTCCCTACGGTTGAAGGCGGTAAAGGCGATATCAACAGTTGGGTAGGCGGACCGGGCGTAGGTATGTTCGTATCCGAGAACTCCAAGGTTAAAGATGCTGCAAAAGATTTCGTGAAGTTCTTTGTAACGAAGTGGGGCGAGCACTCCGTAACAGAAGCGGGCGTTATTCCAGCTACGAAGGTGGACACTTCCAAGATCCAGCTTCCGCAAATGTACATCGACTTGCTGAATGAATTGAGCCAAGCAAGCAACATCACACTGTTCGCTGACGTTCAAATGAAGCCTGCAGCAGCTGAGACACACTTGAACATGATTCAAGCTCTGTACGGCAAAGCAGTCACACCTGAAGAATTTGCTAAGAAACACGAAGAAGCGTTAGCCAAAGAGGCTGGCAAATAA
- a CDS encoding replicative DNA helicase, with product MELLNIGQLVAGFRERMSKLALFDPLYELQRKRQTDRSGKAIDFMELGLLTLLFFFEQKLMRNQKAGVKDLAQFLMKVTGIFIDIDDSEFEELARQLVQTFRPATGKKRDFSFFNWETGQTEHIYISILKANSFDLKTNTQYYTLDEDGLELIFATKEFYMEFQLSIHQLVLRKQLEKGEFEGALRQINEMRIDVESLQERMVKLEHELKRNIVSEETFSRYKSLLDDIYLRLHMENEEFEELRQFVKETKDRVHAESVWQQDQRPYELILQISNELEKVHGEHSILFQQSMVLKTQALHAAKESLYYTGLDSFNFEQDIGSLIFSTPLPLESMKGVLSPFLPIQETKRWSLLTVFAEQNIQEDGDKEARDDRFLELGDDQEGQLYQAQQQKAFKLLMEQLLILMEAEGRVSLSDLVQKLRESKHGYILDRRFFYDFWIYLHQRSPLHRSGRLGEAEEGRSAWLDEMYSLLESRTLIITELPDRLRVNERFTIQNMLAAWGGEENGS from the coding sequence ATGGAACTACTAAATATCGGTCAATTGGTAGCCGGCTTCAGGGAGCGGATGTCCAAGCTGGCATTGTTCGACCCTTTGTACGAGCTGCAGCGTAAGCGACAGACGGACCGTTCGGGAAAAGCCATAGATTTCATGGAGCTGGGGCTGCTGACGCTGCTCTTTTTCTTTGAACAGAAGCTGATGCGCAATCAGAAGGCCGGCGTGAAGGACCTTGCTCAATTTTTAATGAAGGTTACGGGCATTTTTATCGATATCGACGATAGCGAGTTCGAGGAGCTGGCCAGGCAATTGGTTCAAACCTTCCGCCCCGCCACGGGAAAGAAGCGGGATTTTTCTTTTTTTAATTGGGAAACCGGACAGACGGAGCACATCTACATCTCCATTTTGAAAGCAAATTCTTTCGATCTGAAAACAAATACACAATATTACACATTGGATGAAGATGGGCTTGAGCTGATCTTCGCAACCAAGGAATTTTATATGGAATTCCAGCTTTCCATCCATCAACTGGTACTGCGCAAGCAGCTGGAAAAAGGTGAATTTGAAGGAGCGCTCCGCCAAATCAATGAGATGCGCATCGATGTAGAGTCGCTGCAAGAGCGGATGGTGAAGCTGGAGCATGAGCTCAAACGCAATATTGTTTCGGAGGAGACATTCAGCCGTTACAAGTCGCTGCTGGACGATATCTATCTCAGACTGCACATGGAGAACGAAGAGTTCGAGGAGCTTCGTCAATTTGTGAAGGAAACAAAGGACCGCGTTCATGCGGAGTCGGTGTGGCAGCAGGACCAGAGGCCCTACGAGCTGATTTTGCAAATTTCCAACGAGCTGGAGAAAGTGCACGGCGAACACTCGATTCTATTCCAGCAAAGTATGGTGCTGAAAACACAGGCCTTACATGCGGCCAAGGAATCGCTGTATTACACCGGACTGGACTCCTTTAATTTTGAACAGGATATTGGCTCACTCATCTTTAGCACCCCGCTGCCGCTTGAAAGCATGAAAGGGGTCTTGTCGCCGTTCCTGCCAATTCAAGAGACGAAGCGTTGGTCGCTGCTTACTGTTTTTGCCGAGCAAAACATTCAGGAAGACGGGGATAAAGAAGCACGAGACGACCGCTTTCTGGAGCTTGGGGATGATCAGGAGGGTCAGCTGTATCAAGCGCAGCAGCAAAAGGCATTTAAGCTGCTGATGGAGCAGCTGCTCATCCTGATGGAGGCGGAGGGCCGCGTGTCCTTAAGCGATCTGGTGCAGAAGCTTCGGGAAAGTAAGCACGGGTACATATTGGATCGCCGGTTTTTCTATGATTTTTGGATTTATTTGCATCAGCGGAGTCCGCTTCATCGAAGTGGACGTTTGGGAGAAGCGGAAGAAGGAAGAAGCGCGTGGCTGGATGAGATGTATAGTCTCCTGGAGAGTCGTACTCTGATCATTACGGAGCTGCCGGACAGGCTGCGCGTGAATGAACGGTTTACGATCCAGAACATGCTGGCGGCTTGGGGAGGAGAAGAGAATGGCAGTTGA
- a CDS encoding Wadjet anti-phage system protein JetD domain-containing protein yields MNPKPKIIHFLQSYKKAKISLTELEALFPGNACSYDQFAGAVLELEADGILEIMKSKGRTGRQPSLAYQYKLARSVLMQDVREQVHRARLHMHEAISLDAYYSLDAAEWLQDLPYLQQIDDYLKRHGLPSTTVPAPERSYELVRNEKWISEGQGKELLERIKIWDKLRIVPAADPLMMAVNPRSLANAHHLHFIVENKTTYQALLQELPFMPFSTLIYGCGKKIIKSIELLPMQLPLDCASGHHFYYFGDVDREGLNIWYALDQRVRQLYDVPLQPALPFMKHSCINHTPRARSISGRTKRR; encoded by the coding sequence ATGAACCCCAAGCCAAAGATTATTCATTTCCTTCAATCATATAAGAAAGCCAAGATCTCCTTGACGGAATTGGAAGCATTGTTTCCTGGCAATGCCTGTTCGTATGATCAGTTTGCGGGAGCCGTGCTCGAGCTTGAGGCTGATGGGATTTTAGAAATCATGAAGAGTAAGGGGCGAACGGGGAGGCAGCCTTCCTTAGCCTATCAATATAAACTAGCAAGATCAGTACTCATGCAGGATGTGCGAGAACAGGTGCACCGCGCTCGCCTCCATATGCATGAAGCTATCAGCCTGGATGCTTACTATTCCCTGGATGCAGCAGAATGGCTTCAAGACCTTCCCTATTTGCAGCAAATTGACGATTACTTAAAGCGGCATGGTTTGCCAAGCACAACAGTGCCGGCTCCCGAAAGAAGCTATGAACTGGTTCGGAATGAAAAATGGATCTCAGAGGGACAGGGTAAAGAGCTCTTGGAACGCATTAAAATTTGGGACAAGCTGCGGATCGTGCCGGCGGCGGACCCTCTAATGATGGCTGTGAATCCGCGCAGCTTAGCGAACGCTCATCATCTTCATTTTATCGTGGAGAATAAGACGACGTACCAAGCGCTGCTGCAGGAATTGCCGTTCATGCCATTTAGCACGCTCATTTATGGCTGCGGCAAGAAGATTATCAAGAGTATCGAGCTGTTGCCGATGCAGCTTCCGCTTGATTGTGCGAGCGGGCATCATTTTTATTATTTCGGAGATGTGGATAGGGAAGGCTTGAACATCTGGTACGCTTTGGATCAAAGGGTTCGACAATTATATGATGTGCCTCTGCAACCGGCGCTTCCTTTTATGAAGCATTCGTGCATAAACCATACGCCAAGGGCAAGGAGTATCAGCGGAAGGACGAAGAGGCGATGA
- a CDS encoding response regulator transcription factor, with the protein MSPTRKSIMVVDDEPLTRKGLTKTLETWSAGRYQILAADSGAEALDILRESTVHLLITDIRMPEMNGLHLVEKLNDTGHKPVVIIISGHPDFDYAQTAIQLGVVNYLLKPLNKKKLIDAVEKALQIEGERERVGTMEKLVDTKLLDAKTDHPNVAAPVSEAIRYVEEHIGEAFGLREVAEHIHLNPSYLSTLFKEQMELTFSEYVTRSRLQKAKELLLNSKLPIAEIAEAVGYQTAKYFITLFKEYEGKSPAQYRKENLDTGSEI; encoded by the coding sequence ATGAGCCCAACCCGAAAATCGATTATGGTCGTAGATGATGAGCCGTTAACCCGTAAAGGTTTAACAAAGACTTTGGAGACTTGGTCTGCCGGAAGATACCAAATTTTGGCTGCGGATAGCGGAGCTGAGGCTTTGGACATACTAAGGGAGTCAACCGTTCATTTGCTCATTACGGATATCCGTATGCCTGAAATGAATGGATTGCATTTGGTGGAAAAGCTAAACGATACCGGGCACAAGCCGGTTGTCATTATTATTTCTGGACATCCGGATTTTGATTATGCCCAAACGGCGATCCAGCTTGGCGTAGTCAACTATTTGCTGAAGCCGCTGAATAAGAAGAAGCTGATTGATGCCGTTGAAAAGGCTCTGCAGATCGAGGGCGAGCGAGAAAGAGTCGGTACCATGGAGAAGCTGGTGGATACCAAGCTGCTTGACGCCAAGACAGACCATCCGAATGTAGCAGCACCGGTGAGTGAAGCGATTCGCTACGTGGAAGAGCATATCGGAGAAGCCTTCGGACTCCGTGAAGTGGCGGAGCATATCCATTTGAATCCCAGCTATCTAAGCACGTTGTTCAAGGAACAAATGGAGCTAACTTTCAGCGAATATGTCACCCGCAGCCGCTTGCAAAAAGCGAAGGAGCTGCTGCTGAATTCCAAGCTGCCCATCGCGGAAATCGCCGAGGCCGTGGGCTACCAGACAGCCAAATATTTTATAACTCTGTTCAAAGAATACGAAGGCAAAAGTCCTGCGCAATACCGGAAAGAAAATTTGGATACGGGCAGCGAAATCTAA
- a CDS encoding sensor histidine kinase, translating to MWPRLNKWNTLRNQILVGFLLMMMIVLCLVGIITFNSVSTLLKNKAEKQIKQTAIQASGRLEALINQVDTLTTQAINDPIVQQLLLSELNGIQADIYQKQSLAQIANEIQGYSSGVTAVEVYNSDYIRLFPLDGQLLVNKVDTNWIAQANQEKGKLVWIGIDPKDSDSVLAIRRISLIDRWFSNGGYLLIRINRNYFEFSKILTDEQNHEAMLLVDQNYRPIVSDNQETDDIHTLMNSDEQTAMIDEEKYIVVKQPTTVTGWTLMILNPVDSITEGISVLRTAIIASGAVGFLLFLLMSFLLSTMITRPILKLIKAMRNTRQGVLTPNPITSYTIEINDLNYTYNQMVGNINHLIELVYEKEVMQSRTELKALQAQINPHFLYNTLEALYWSLQERDEEELAEYVVAMSDLFRYIIGNPSKDEWVTIGDELEHIERYLLIMQMRFGERLTWSLECLEEWKMVSIPKLLIQPLVENAIQHGLEGRTGQGTVSLSVTKCRDSEHVEIIIQDDGPGMDQETLDSLRASMKSGKVPSRKGNGMGLSNVAHRIRLYFAGTSPEEESLRIESCQGKGTKVSFVIPMNHGGKE from the coding sequence TTGTGGCCGCGACTTAACAAATGGAATACGCTCCGCAACCAAATTTTGGTTGGATTCCTGCTTATGATGATGATTGTACTGTGTTTGGTCGGCATCATCACCTTTAATTCCGTATCTACCTTGCTGAAAAATAAAGCGGAGAAGCAGATTAAACAGACCGCGATACAAGCAAGCGGCAGATTGGAAGCGCTTATCAATCAGGTCGATACGCTGACAACCCAAGCGATTAATGATCCGATCGTGCAGCAGCTTCTGCTCTCCGAGCTCAACGGCATACAAGCGGATATTTATCAAAAACAGAGCTTGGCGCAAATTGCTAACGAAATTCAAGGCTATTCAAGCGGGGTTACAGCCGTAGAGGTATACAACAGCGACTATATCCGATTGTTTCCTTTGGACGGTCAGTTGCTGGTTAACAAGGTGGACACGAATTGGATCGCGCAAGCCAATCAGGAGAAAGGGAAGCTCGTCTGGATCGGTATAGACCCGAAGGATTCTGACTCCGTTCTGGCAATCAGGCGCATCAGCTTGATCGACCGCTGGTTTTCCAATGGCGGCTATTTACTGATTCGAATTAACCGCAATTATTTTGAGTTCAGCAAAATTCTGACGGATGAGCAAAATCATGAAGCCATGCTTTTGGTAGATCAGAACTATAGACCGATTGTTTCTGATAATCAGGAGACGGATGACATTCATACCCTGATGAATTCCGATGAACAGACGGCCATGATCGACGAGGAGAAATATATCGTTGTCAAACAGCCAACCACTGTAACAGGCTGGACGCTGATGATCCTGAACCCTGTGGACAGCATTACGGAAGGGATTTCAGTTCTTCGTACGGCTATTATTGCTTCTGGAGCGGTAGGCTTTCTTTTATTCCTGCTTATGTCCTTCCTGCTGTCAACCATGATTACAAGGCCGATTCTGAAGCTGATCAAAGCTATGCGCAATACAAGGCAAGGGGTACTCACACCGAATCCGATTACATCCTACACGATCGAAATCAACGATTTGAACTATACGTATAATCAAATGGTCGGCAACATCAATCATTTGATAGAACTCGTTTATGAGAAGGAAGTTATGCAGAGCCGCACGGAGCTGAAAGCGCTTCAGGCTCAAATCAATCCGCACTTTTTGTACAACACACTGGAAGCCTTATATTGGTCGCTGCAAGAGCGAGACGAGGAAGAATTAGCGGAATATGTGGTAGCGATGTCGGATCTATTCCGATATATAATTGGAAACCCAAGCAAAGACGAGTGGGTGACCATTGGGGACGAGCTTGAGCACATTGAGCGATATTTGCTCATTATGCAGATGAGGTTCGGAGAACGTCTGACCTGGAGCTTGGAGTGCTTGGAGGAATGGAAAATGGTTTCGATACCGAAACTGCTGATCCAGCCTTTAGTTGAGAATGCGATCCAGCATGGATTGGAAGGTCGAACGGGCCAGGGAACTGTGTCCCTATCTGTGACCAAATGCCGTGACAGCGAGCATGTAGAGATAATCATTCAAGATGACGGACCTGGGATGGACCAGGAAACGCTGGATTCTCTCCGTGCATCCATGAAGTCCGGCAAGGTCCCTTCGAGGAAAGGCAACGGCATGGGATTATCCAATGTAGCCCACCGAATCCGGCTCTATTTTGCCGGTACGTCACCTGAGGAAGAAAGCTTGCGTATTGAAAGCTGTCAAGGTAAAGGCACGAAAGTCAGTTTTGTAATACCGATGAATCACGGAGGTAAGGAATGA
- a CDS encoding coiled-coil domain-containing protein has protein sequence MPRLTALKAESKAFFDECKTTGQLFDRLLIPTVEDAMSGYEHGEFTDAFEAHREGFKQYKELKEKIEENQLILQELGSYVQACSKLDEKQRDYASAQSEAKAYFMLAVEQKAVEEARLLHLREQLAESEQLTARWMQKRDSLHIAEQKQELTVIQEKLRLAEEDAERMEKQLRTTKQNYYSMRLAAYKQQWKEAEETYKYVQQELKLLGSSLEESELEAAWLRNSGQIRSLFAKLEADRQAEQQKLLTEQKAQQSRIELEDRMMSELSQELAELKARLAANRSMVEARDRDQAQLRKQVLANPAVDSIESKLPEWIQRYQKLDEDNVRLTQLSKELLAVKEKDAHELEENERSMKQELSGRLHWEVKLDTCKQHHERLLAELAQYRMAWSRLTSVYEKQSTIEELLRDDTAKLAKDKEAILLKERIAFRFVDDYAGQDVFFADVVVSRLLERWRNRFSLLETGTRYLQSVGQVSETAHAHPLWSVTLITTDREVDELTERLRKESAHLQFPIRVLTAQEAAILANQDVTKLEDTAVWIEPGHWAGNADPALFASWKLAIQEQGGIIQEERKSKEHELGKAIEMQGAFYRFMEQYPLEAAQELEMQVANTREAVRKLEAASEVLTKKLRQADRDIQQHQRSMQEQKEEMSVLQQWIEKGHAYLELSKEIQAFKAQNDQLQEHVDALQSKMNSHQRAKAYAEMLKDDLRQQLDVINVELASLQRQELYNAVAAAEPIAAEHSLEWLRTERQDLHLKLNRISQGRQQLEEKAQHASKTKAALEKEMSKLLQEHADLELNEQSSLAVTYSEERMDQLLQEQRDQEQRLGRAREASRKVEKEADIWQAKIHHLTEQYAKDHAAQPMLFIESLRSIRAQIEQEEQQLQDKRQALSKLHAQLLQQLNKVEQVIDFLTPYKIMHGFENRQTKSIELTQEALTEFQYDRMNIAKGAMTRLLACTDAMQEEEKTLKRAKSRFIDFCRKQIKDVKTRETTEQGIEQRESYAEVESFWQTMKTRIERVNHIAEESMRTHNQQLEQFIVYVHSHLKLIASELREIPNKTRVKVEEEWKSIFTFQVPDWDEMEAKDRIRQYVEWILGELDKERYRDDSGLEFKTTVRKDIEKWLDTKQLLQIVMQGASHEGHLPQGDE, from the coding sequence TTGCCAAGATTAACGGCTCTGAAGGCGGAGTCGAAAGCTTTTTTTGATGAATGCAAGACGACGGGGCAGCTATTCGACCGTTTGCTGATTCCTACCGTTGAGGATGCGATGTCCGGTTACGAGCACGGTGAGTTCACCGACGCTTTTGAAGCGCATCGGGAAGGCTTTAAACAGTACAAAGAGCTGAAGGAGAAGATTGAGGAGAATCAGCTCATTCTGCAGGAGCTTGGGAGCTATGTACAGGCCTGCTCCAAGCTTGACGAGAAACAGCGTGACTATGCCTCCGCACAATCCGAGGCGAAAGCCTATTTTATGCTGGCTGTGGAGCAAAAGGCAGTGGAAGAAGCCAGGCTGCTTCATTTGCGGGAGCAGCTGGCGGAGTCTGAGCAGCTAACTGCAAGATGGATGCAAAAGCGTGACTCGCTGCACATTGCAGAGCAGAAGCAAGAGCTTACGGTGATCCAAGAGAAGCTTCGGCTTGCGGAAGAAGATGCTGAACGCATGGAGAAGCAGCTGCGCACAACCAAGCAGAACTACTATTCGATGCGTTTAGCGGCATACAAGCAGCAGTGGAAGGAAGCGGAAGAGACCTACAAGTATGTGCAGCAGGAGCTGAAGCTGCTGGGCAGCAGCTTGGAGGAGTCTGAGCTTGAGGCGGCATGGCTCCGCAACAGCGGGCAAATTCGCAGCTTGTTTGCCAAGCTGGAAGCAGATCGTCAAGCCGAGCAGCAGAAGCTGCTTACGGAGCAGAAGGCGCAGCAGAGCCGAATCGAGCTGGAAGACCGTATGATGAGTGAGCTTTCACAGGAGCTGGCGGAGCTCAAGGCCCGACTTGCCGCGAACCGATCCATGGTAGAAGCCAGGGACCGAGATCAGGCTCAGCTCCGCAAGCAAGTGCTTGCGAATCCTGCTGTGGACAGCATCGAGTCGAAGCTGCCGGAATGGATTCAGCGATACCAGAAGCTGGATGAAGACAATGTGCGGCTGACGCAGCTCAGCAAAGAACTGCTGGCGGTTAAGGAGAAGGACGCTCACGAGCTCGAAGAGAATGAGCGGAGCATGAAGCAGGAGCTGTCGGGGCGTTTACACTGGGAAGTGAAGCTGGATACCTGCAAACAGCACCATGAACGCCTGCTTGCCGAGCTTGCGCAATACCGGATGGCATGGAGCCGGTTAACCTCCGTTTACGAGAAACAAAGTACGATTGAAGAACTGCTGCGAGACGATACAGCCAAGCTTGCCAAAGATAAAGAAGCCATCCTGCTGAAGGAGCGGATCGCCTTCCGCTTTGTGGATGATTATGCCGGACAGGATGTATTTTTTGCCGATGTAGTTGTATCACGCTTGCTTGAAAGATGGAGGAACCGCTTTTCGCTGCTGGAGACGGGAACCCGTTATTTGCAGAGCGTCGGTCAAGTGTCTGAGACAGCTCATGCTCATCCGCTTTGGTCTGTGACCTTGATCACAACAGACCGGGAAGTAGACGAACTGACCGAGAGACTCCGCAAGGAATCAGCACATTTGCAGTTCCCCATTCGGGTTTTAACTGCGCAGGAGGCCGCGATTCTGGCTAATCAAGATGTGACCAAGCTCGAAGACACTGCGGTATGGATCGAGCCTGGGCATTGGGCCGGTAATGCCGATCCGGCTTTATTTGCTTCTTGGAAGCTGGCCATTCAAGAGCAGGGCGGCATCATTCAGGAGGAGCGCAAAAGCAAGGAGCATGAACTTGGCAAGGCGATAGAGATGCAGGGGGCATTCTACCGTTTTATGGAGCAGTATCCATTAGAAGCAGCCCAAGAACTAGAGATGCAAGTAGCGAATACACGTGAAGCCGTTCGGAAGCTGGAAGCTGCTTCAGAGGTGCTTACCAAGAAGCTCCGACAAGCGGACCGAGATATTCAACAGCACCAGAGGAGCATGCAAGAGCAGAAGGAAGAAATGTCTGTTCTTCAGCAATGGATCGAGAAAGGGCATGCCTATCTGGAGCTTAGCAAGGAAATTCAGGCGTTTAAGGCTCAGAACGATCAGCTTCAGGAGCATGTGGATGCCCTGCAAAGCAAGATGAACAGCCACCAACGCGCCAAAGCGTACGCCGAGATGCTGAAGGATGACTTGCGGCAGCAGCTGGATGTGATCAATGTGGAGCTGGCGAGTCTTCAAAGGCAGGAATTGTATAACGCCGTAGCGGCAGCTGAGCCTATAGCGGCTGAGCATAGTCTGGAATGGCTGCGAACGGAGCGGCAGGATCTTCATCTGAAGCTGAACCGTATCTCACAGGGCCGTCAGCAGCTGGAAGAAAAAGCGCAGCATGCGAGCAAGACGAAAGCCGCTCTGGAGAAAGAAATGAGCAAGCTGCTTCAAGAGCATGCGGACCTTGAGCTGAATGAGCAGTCCAGCCTGGCTGTCACATATAGTGAAGAACGGATGGATCAGCTGCTCCAAGAGCAGCGCGACCAGGAGCAGCGTTTGGGACGTGCGCGGGAAGCAAGCCGAAAAGTGGAGAAAGAGGCTGATATCTGGCAGGCGAAGATCCATCATCTAACCGAGCAATATGCCAAAGATCATGCGGCGCAGCCGATGCTGTTCATAGAATCACTGCGTAGCATTCGCGCCCAGATCGAGCAGGAAGAGCAGCAACTTCAAGATAAGAGACAGGCCTTATCGAAACTGCATGCGCAGCTCCTTCAGCAGCTGAACAAAGTGGAGCAAGTCATTGACTTCCTGACTCCATATAAAATCATGCATGGCTTTGAGAATCGCCAGACGAAGTCGATCGAACTCACTCAAGAGGCATTGACTGAATTCCAGTATGACCGAATGAATATCGCCAAAGGCGCCATGACTCGTCTCCTGGCATGCACAGATGCCATGCAGGAAGAAGAGAAAACGCTCAAAAGAGCGAAGTCGCGTTTCATTGATTTTTGCCGCAAGCAGATTAAAGACGTCAAGACAAGAGAAACAACCGAGCAGGGGATCGAACAGAGGGAATCATACGCGGAAGTGGAGTCATTCTGGCAGACGATGAAGACGCGCATCGAGCGTGTCAACCATATCGCGGAAGAATCCATGAGGACGCACAATCAGCAGCTGGAGCAATTCATCGTGTACGTACACAGTCATCTGAAGCTGATCGCTTCCGAACTCAGGGAGATTCCGAACAAAACAAGGGTGAAAGTGGAAGAGGAGTGGAAGTCGATTTTCACCTTTCAGGTGCCGGATTGGGATGAAATGGAGGCGAAGGATCGAATTCGCCAGTATGTGGAGTGGATTCTAGGTGAGCTTGACAAAGAGCGTTACCGTGATGACAGCGGGCTAGAGTTCAAAACTACGGTACGCAAGGATATCGAAAAATGGCTGGATACGAAGCAGCTTCTCCAGATTGTCATGCAGGGAGCGTCCCATGAAGGTCACTTGCCGCAAGGTGACGAATGA